A stretch of DNA from Candidatus Micrarchaeum acidiphilum ARMAN-2:
GATCCGCCCGCCGCACAGAGGTACACTGAAGTAAGGCTGAGAAAGATAGCCGAGGAGATGCTCGTAGACATGGACAAGGAATCTGTGCCTTTCATGCCGAACTTCGATAACACAGAAACCGAGCCTGTGGTGCTGCCTTCGAAGGTGCCAAATCTCATGATAAACGGCTCGTCCGGCATAGCGGTGGGAGTCGCAACAAACATACTGCCGCACAATCTCAGAGAAGTTTGCAGTGCAATAGCCGCGTATCTGGATAACATGGAGATAACGCCACAGGAGCTTCTTAATTATGTGAAGGGGCCCGATTTCCCTACTGGCGGGATAGTATTTTACGACGGCAGGCTCATAGAATCTTATATAAAAGGCAGAGGGTCGGTAACGATACGCGCCAGGGTTAGCATAGAGAAGGAAAAGAGGGGAGAAAGGATAGTTATAAACGAGATACCATACACGGTAAACAAGGCCAGTCTGATAGAAAAGATAGGCAATCTTGTAAAGGATAGGGTAATAGAAGGAATTTCGGATTTGCGCGATGAGAGCGATAAGAAGGGCATACGCATATCCATAGAGCTCAAGGCCAACACAAATCCAGATTATGTGCTAAACGCCCTTTATAAACACACGCAGCTGCAGATTACAATGCCGGTAATGAATGTTGCGGTGCTTGGGAACAGGCTGCTCAATCTGAACATACGCGACATGATAAAGATTTTTGTTGAACACAGGTTTGGAGTTGTTATAAACAGGACGAATTATGATCTTAGGATAGCAAACCAAAGAAAACACATTGTTGACGGCCTGATTATTGCCACCGGAGACATTGACAATGTGGTGGCAATAATAAGGGGCAGCGCAAACTCTTCCGGAGCTAAAGAGGCTCTCATGGCAAAGTACGGCATAACAGAAGCACAGGCGGCAGCTATACTAGATATGAAGCTTAGCAAGCTCACCAATTTGGAGGTCAATAATCTCAAGGCCGAAAAGGAAGAACTTGAAAACAGCATAAACTACTACAACTCAGTGCTCGGCAGCAAGGAAAAAGTTTACCAGATAATAAAGGATGAGACTAAGGAGATAGCTGAAAAATACGGCATTGATAGGAGGACTGCGATAGAGACGTCAGAGCTTGTTGAAATAGAAAACGAGGATCTTATAAAGGACGAGGACTCCATCATAATACTGACCAAAGACGGATACATGAAGCGTCTGCCAATGGACGTCTACAAAAACCAAGGGCGTGGAGGCAGGGGTGTAATAAGCATTGACTTGAAAGAAGGCGACTTCGTGAAGCAGGTTGTCAGATGCATGACAAAAGACTATCTGCTGGTTATAACAAGCGCAGGCAGAGTTTATTGGCTAAAGGGCTATGTCGTTCCAGAAGGCGGAAGATACGCGCAGGGGAAGGCTGCCGTCAACCTTATAAGCATTGCTGAAGGCGAAAGAATAGAGCAGATAATAAACACCAGGGACTTCTCCGGTAAGAACTTGATATTTGCAACAAGGCGCGGAAGAATCAAGAGCACCAAGGCCGAACTTTTTTCGAGGCCCAGAGCGAACGGCATCAGGGCCATAAAGCTCAACGAGGATGATATTGTCGTTGGAGTATGCCTGTCAACTGGAGGCTCTAACGTATTTTTGGCCACCAGAAACGGAAAGGCCATAAGGTTTATGGAATCGGACCTACGGCACATGGGCAGGGTGGCTTCCGGAGTAAGGGGCATAAGACTAAAGCCTAATGACGAACTTGTGGACGTCGTAGTTGCTGATCCCAAGAAGAACATAATCACAATTACGGAAAGAGGCTACGGAAAGGCCACATTGCTTGAAAGGTACAGGCTGCAAAGAAGGGGAGGAGGCGGAGTCATAAATCTGAAGGTAACCGAGAAAACAGGCAAGGTAGTGAGAGTGCTTGACGGGGAGCAGGATGACAATGTGATAATATTCAACTCCAAAGGGCTGTCGATCAGGTTCAACGCAAATGCCATAAGAGTAACTGGTAGAAATGCGAGTGGAGTAAGGCTTATGAAGCTAGAGGCCGATGCAAAAGTCGTAGACGCACAAATTGTAGGCAAGGAAATGTAGAGCTGAGCATCATTAAAATACCGTGCTTGTGCATAATGGATTGATTAACTATGATAACCGCCATGGCAATAGGTAAATTCAATGAGCAAGAGATTAATGCTATTATTACCTCTTCCAGGGCCTTCGGCGCATCAAACCTCATACTTACGCAGGAAAAGGACAAGGGAATAATAGATTTTTGCAGGAAACTCAACTCGAAGTGGGGGGGCAACTTCCATATTGAATTCACAAAAGACTGGATGTCTGAGATAAAATCCAGAAAGATGTACAAGGTTGTTTACCTGACCCAGTTCGGAATCCAAATTAGCAAGAGGATTAACGTAATACGCACATACCGCAACCTTATACTTATAGTGACTAAGAACGACCCGAATAAAGAAATTATGGAGGTTTCCGATTTCAATGTCAGCATAACAGGGCAGCCGCACACCTGCTCGGCTGCCATATCAATATTTCTGCATGATTTTTATCAGGGGAGGGAGCTGGCGCTGCATTTTGAAAATGCAAAATATAAAGTGGTGCCGCAGGAAAGAGGTTTCAGGATAGACAAAACAGTTTAAAGGTGCGGCCTAGTCCTTTATGCCGGCACTGGTTACCCGTATTATGCATTCTCCATCCGGCATATTTGGCGAGTCAACAAGGCGTATTATGCGCTTGTCCTCTTTGCTTTTCCTTATGTAAAGCCTGAGCGTTGCCGCGTGTGCTATTATGTTACCACCTATTGGTGTGGTTGGGTCGCCGAATAGTATTCCAGGGTTATCCATCACTTGGTTGGTTACATAAACTGCTACGTCATATTTGTCTGCAAGCTGCTGCAGCTTGTGCATGTGAGAGTTCAGCTTCTGCTGCCTTTCGCCCAAGGCGCCCCTTCCGAGGAATTCCGCCCTGAACAACGCAGTAAGAGAGTCTATTATTATCAGTTTTATGCCTTTTTCTCTTATTAGACTGTCGGCCCTTTCGATTGTGAGCATCTGCTTTTCTGACGAAGTTGCCCTTACAACCATTATGTTCTCAAGGGCCGTCTTAGGATCTATTCCCTTCGCCTTGGCAATTTCCTCTATCCTTTCAGGCCTGAAAGTCCCTTCTGTATCTATGAAGAGCACCTTGCCGTCTACGCCGCCTTTGTCCTTTGGCAGCTGCGCGTTGACTGCAAGCTGGAAGGCCAGCTGTGTCTTTCCGCTGGCAAACTTTCCGTATACTTCAGTTATGGCGTTGATTTCTATTCCTCCGCCTATGAGCTCGTCCAGGTCCTTCGAGTTTGTGCTTATCTTTCCGAGTGCCTGCCTTTTTTCAGCTATGTTTGTGCCTGTTTCGAATTCTATTGTAGTTGCTTCCTGCGCTGCCTGTATGGCCTTTTTCGCAGCCTCTACGCTTATTCCGCTCTTTTCAGAGAGGTCGTGCGGCTGCGAGGTGGCAACCTTTTCCAGGGTGTCTATACCTGCAGCCTTTAGCTTTTCAGCGGATGTTTCGCCTATTCCTGGCAAGTCTTCAAGCTTTTTGACAGATTTATCTTTTGCCATTTGAACATCGCAAAAATTTAGAGGCTCTGATTAGGTTTATATATAAATAGGAATAAATAGATTATTATGCATTGAATAGGACTATTAAATTTTATCGTGATTTTTAGAGAATTAGTGCCAGCGTAATTTCTTACGCTGGCAAGGCGACCAGTTCTTCACGACCTTCCTACAGTAGAGAACTCGTAATAAACTATAAAAGGCAAGATTTAAAAGTTTTTCTATATTAGCGGAAGCGTATCAGGGGAATGCAATGGAGTTTTTGACACTGAATGGGTACGGATTCGTTGGCGCAGTTGTATTCGGAGCCTTGATACTGTTCTTTGGGTTGGGTATGGGTCCATATTTTCTTATTTTGATGCTTTATTTTCTGGCGCTCTCGGCCGTGGTTACCGCCATAGGAAAGAGGTATAAAAAG
This window harbors:
- a CDS encoding DNA gyrase, A subunit is translated as MAENIVENSIENEMQSSYIDYAMSVIVGRALPDARDGLKPAQRRILYAMYRLNNLHDQQTKKSARVVGEVIGKYHPHGDMAAYETLVRMAQDFSMNHMLVEGQGNMGSVDGDPPAAQRYTEVRLRKIAEEMLVDMDKESVPFMPNFDNTETEPVVLPSKVPNLMINGSSGIAVGVATNILPHNLREVCSAIAAYLDNMEITPQELLNYVKGPDFPTGGIVFYDGRLIESYIKGRGSVTIRARVSIEKEKRGERIVINEIPYTVNKASLIEKIGNLVKDRVIEGISDLRDESDKKGIRISIELKANTNPDYVLNALYKHTQLQITMPVMNVAVLGNRLLNLNIRDMIKIFVEHRFGVVINRTNYDLRIANQRKHIVDGLIIATGDIDNVVAIIRGSANSSGAKEALMAKYGITEAQAAAILDMKLSKLTNLEVNNLKAEKEELENSINYYNSVLGSKEKVYQIIKDETKEIAEKYGIDRRTAIETSELVEIENEDLIKDEDSIIILTKDGYMKRLPMDVYKNQGRGGRGVISIDLKEGDFVKQVVRCMTKDYLLVITSAGRVYWLKGYVVPEGGRYAQGKAAVNLISIAEGERIEQIINTRDFSGKNLIFATRRGRIKSTKAELFSRPRANGIRAIKLNEDDIVVGVCLSTGGSNVFLATRNGKAIRFMESDLRHMGRVASGVRGIRLKPNDELVDVVVADPKKNIITITERGYGKATLLERYRLQRRGGGGVINLKVTEKTGKVVRVLDGEQDDNVIIFNSKGLSIRFNANAIRVTGRNASGVRLMKLEADAKVVDAQIVGKEM
- a CDS encoding spoU-like RNA methylase, giving the protein MITAMAIGKFNEQEINAIITSSRAFGASNLILTQEKDKGIIDFCRKLNSKWGGNFHIEFTKDWMSEIKSRKMYKVVYLTQFGIQISKRINVIRTYRNLILIVTKNDPNKEIMEVSDFNVSITGQPHTCSAAISIFLHDFYQGRELALHFENAKYKVVPQERGFRIDKTV
- a CDS encoding DNA repair and recombination protein RadA, with the translated sequence MAKDKSVKKLEDLPGIGETSAEKLKAAGIDTLEKVATSQPHDLSEKSGISVEAAKKAIQAAQEATTIEFETGTNIAEKRQALGKISTNSKDLDELIGGGIEINAITEVYGKFASGKTQLAFQLAVNAQLPKDKGGVDGKVLFIDTEGTFRPERIEEIAKAKGIDPKTALENIMVVRATSSEKQMLTIERADSLIREKGIKLIIIDSLTALFRAEFLGRGALGERQQKLNSHMHKLQQLADKYDVAVYVTNQVMDNPGILFGDPTTPIGGNIIAHAATLRLYIRKSKEDKRIIRLVDSPNMPDGECIIRVTSAGIKD